One window of Streptomyces sp. SUK 48 genomic DNA carries:
- a CDS encoding bifunctional lytic transglycosylase/C40 family peptidase — protein sequence MTVRKAWIVGGAVVAGGLSFVMVLVVAVYLVAGNILGGMASGGRALAKGAVPAAYQQLVAKWGNLCPALSPALLAAQLYQESGWNPRVVSPADAQGIAQFIPSTWATHGIDGNGDGKRDIWDPNDAIPSAASYDCELAKYVKDVPGNVSDNMLAAYNAGAYRVIQAGGVPGISETQNYVQRINSLAESFAAPPSRLDPTRQAAGAIDFAQKKLGTPYLWGGVGTAAQGGRFDCSGLTQAAYASVGIKLPRVANDQYNAGPHPSRSQLLPGDLVFFSHDPTDSRAIHHVGIYVGGGYMIDAPRTGAVIRFDPIDGADYFGATRVTEDGAKALPTTV from the coding sequence TTGACGGTGCGTAAGGCGTGGATCGTCGGTGGTGCCGTCGTGGCGGGCGGCCTGAGTTTCGTCATGGTGCTCGTGGTCGCGGTGTACCTGGTCGCCGGGAACATCCTGGGGGGCATGGCCTCGGGCGGTCGGGCGCTGGCCAAGGGCGCGGTGCCGGCGGCGTACCAGCAACTGGTCGCGAAGTGGGGGAACCTGTGCCCCGCGCTGTCCCCGGCGCTGCTCGCGGCGCAGCTGTACCAGGAGAGCGGCTGGAACCCCCGGGTGGTCAGCCCGGCCGACGCCCAGGGCATCGCGCAGTTCATCCCGAGCACCTGGGCGACGCACGGCATCGACGGCAACGGCGACGGCAAGCGCGACATCTGGGACCCGAACGACGCGATTCCGTCGGCCGCGTCGTACGACTGCGAACTGGCCAAGTACGTCAAGGACGTTCCGGGCAACGTCTCCGACAACATGCTCGCGGCGTACAACGCGGGGGCGTACCGGGTCATCCAGGCGGGCGGGGTCCCGGGAATCAGCGAGACGCAGAACTACGTCCAGCGCATCAACAGCCTGGCGGAGAGCTTCGCCGCCCCGCCCAGCCGGCTCGATCCCACCCGGCAGGCGGCCGGCGCGATCGACTTCGCGCAGAAGAAGCTGGGCACGCCGTATCTGTGGGGCGGCGTGGGAACGGCCGCGCAGGGCGGGCGTTTCGACTGCTCGGGGCTGACGCAGGCGGCGTACGCGAGCGTCGGGATCAAGCTGCCGCGCGTGGCGAACGACCAGTACAACGCCGGTCCGCACCCCTCGCGCAGCCAGTTGCTCCCCGGCGACCTGGTGTTCTTCTCCCACGACCCCACCGACTCCCGGGCCATCCACCACGTGGGTATCTACGTCGGCGGCGGCTACATGATCGACGCGCCGCGCACCGGTGCGGTGATCCGGTTCGACCCGATCGACGGAGCGGATTATTTTGGTGCCACCCGGGTGACCGAAGATGGCGCAAAAGCGCTGCCCACGACGGTGTGA
- the pstA gene encoding phosphate ABC transporter permease PstA: MSTAAVTDKRGSSLRSASLPKWSPWAIAAGAIVVAVGIGEGAGLTSHIQWGLIAALLFVLGTYVIASAVEGRRQAKDRIATSLVWVAFLLAVVPLVSLVWTTAKRGVKVLDPYFLTHSMGVVADSEPGGGIYHAIIGSLEQVGLATLIGAPVGVLTAIYLVEYGRGGLARAVTFFVDVMTGIPSIVAGLFILSLMLMADMQPFGFAGSLALAILMMPVVVRSTEEMLKLVPNELREASLALGVPKWRTILKVVLPTSIGGITTGIMLAIARIAGETAPVLLLVWGNSFINNNPFSGAQQSLPLYIYQQYSQSSGSTAAYDRAWAASLTLIAFVMILNLAARGIARWKAPKTGR; encoded by the coding sequence ATGAGCACCGCAGCCGTCACCGACAAGCGCGGCAGCTCGCTGCGCAGCGCCAGCCTGCCGAAGTGGTCGCCGTGGGCGATCGCCGCGGGCGCGATCGTGGTCGCGGTGGGCATCGGCGAGGGCGCCGGCCTGACCAGTCACATCCAGTGGGGCCTGATCGCCGCGCTGCTGTTCGTCCTCGGCACCTACGTCATCGCCTCCGCGGTGGAGGGCCGGCGCCAGGCCAAGGACCGCATCGCCACCTCGCTGGTGTGGGTCGCCTTCCTGCTCGCCGTGGTCCCGCTGGTCTCGCTGGTCTGGACGACCGCCAAGCGCGGTGTGAAGGTCCTCGACCCGTACTTCCTGACGCACTCCATGGGCGTCGTCGCGGACTCCGAGCCGGGCGGCGGCATCTACCACGCGATCATCGGCAGCCTGGAGCAGGTCGGCCTCGCCACCCTGATCGGCGCGCCGGTGGGTGTGCTCACCGCGATCTACCTGGTGGAGTACGGCCGCGGCGGCCTCGCCCGCGCGGTCACCTTCTTCGTCGACGTCATGACGGGCATCCCGTCGATCGTCGCGGGTCTGTTCATCCTCAGCCTGATGCTGATGGCCGACATGCAGCCCTTCGGCTTCGCCGGCTCGCTGGCGCTGGCGATCCTGATGATGCCGGTCGTGGTCCGCTCCACGGAGGAGATGCTCAAGCTCGTACCGAACGAGCTGCGCGAGGCGTCCCTGGCGCTCGGTGTGCCCAAGTGGCGCACCATCCTGAAGGTGGTCCTGCCGACCTCGATCGGCGGCATCACCACGGGCATCATGCTGGCCATCGCCCGTATCGCGGGTGAGACGGCGCCGGTCCTGCTGCTGGTGTGGGGCAACTCCTTCATCAACAACAACCCGTTCTCGGGTGCTCAGCAGTCGCTGCCGCTCTACATCTACCAGCAGTACTCGCAGAGCTCCGGTTCCACGGCGGCGTACGACCGCGCCTGGGCGGCCTCGCTCACGCTGATCGCCTTCGTGATGATCCTCAACCTGGCGGCCCGCGGCATCGCCCGCTGGAAGGCCCCGAAGACCGGTCGCTGA
- a CDS encoding inorganic phosphate transporter gives MDTLALVVTVAVALLFTYTNGFHDSANAIATSVSTRALTPRAALAMAAVMNLAGAFLGSGVAKTVSEGLIETPSGGTGMGILFAALLGAIVWNLVTWYYGLPSSSSHALFGGLVGAALAGGTAVHWDGVVNKIIVPMFLSPVVGLVVGYLVMLLIMWLFRRANPHKAKRGFRIAQTVSAAGMALGHGLQDAQKTMGVVVMALVIAGHGTFDDPIPVWVKLVSAMMLSLGTYAGGWRIMRTLGRKIIELDPPQGFAAEATGASIMFGTAYLFKAPISTTHVITSAIMGVGATKRVNAVRWGVAKNIVLGWFITMPAAALVAALAFGLVKLTVL, from the coding sequence ATGGACACCCTGGCTCTGGTCGTGACCGTAGCGGTCGCGCTTCTGTTCACCTACACCAACGGCTTCCACGACTCGGCGAACGCGATCGCCACGTCGGTCTCCACGCGGGCGCTGACCCCGCGGGCGGCGCTGGCGATGGCCGCCGTGATGAATCTCGCCGGCGCGTTCCTCGGCTCCGGGGTCGCCAAGACGGTCAGCGAGGGGCTGATCGAGACGCCGTCGGGCGGCACGGGGATGGGCATCCTCTTCGCCGCGCTCCTCGGCGCGATCGTCTGGAACCTGGTCACCTGGTACTACGGCCTGCCCTCGTCCTCCTCGCACGCGCTGTTCGGCGGCCTGGTGGGGGCGGCCCTCGCGGGCGGTACGGCGGTCCACTGGGACGGCGTGGTCAACAAGATCATCGTGCCGATGTTCCTGTCCCCGGTCGTCGGCCTGGTCGTCGGCTACCTCGTGATGCTGCTGATCATGTGGCTCTTCCGCCGCGCCAACCCGCACAAGGCCAAGCGGGGCTTCCGCATAGCGCAGACGGTCTCCGCGGCGGGCATGGCGCTCGGCCACGGTCTCCAGGACGCCCAGAAGACGATGGGCGTCGTGGTGATGGCCCTGGTCATCGCCGGGCACGGCACGTTCGACGACCCGATCCCGGTGTGGGTGAAGCTGGTCTCGGCGATGATGCTGTCGCTCGGCACGTACGCCGGCGGCTGGCGCATCATGCGCACGCTCGGCCGGAAGATCATCGAACTCGATCCGCCGCAGGGGTTCGCCGCGGAGGCGACGGGCGCGTCGATCATGTTCGGTACGGCGTACCTCTTCAAGGCGCCGATCTCCACGACCCACGTCATCACCTCGGCCATCATGGGCGTCGGCGCGACCAAGCGGGTGAACGCGGTGCGCTGGGGCGTGGCCAAGAACATCGTCCTGGGCTGGTTCATCACGATGCCGGCGGCCGCGCTGGTCGCCGCGCTGGCCTTCGGCCTGGTGAAGCTGACGGTCCTCTGA
- the pstC gene encoding phosphate ABC transporter permease subunit PstC, with protein MDITKTTDVPPPAPQPTAEPKKSANRGAGRAGDRIFLGLSRGSGILLLVIMAAIAVFLTYRASLAISKDHGNFLTTFEWNTNLMPPSFGIAVLAFGTVVSSIVAMALAVPVAVAIALFLTHYAPRRMSGPVAYVIDLLAAVPSIVYGLWGALILVPHLNGLFGWLNEYLGWTGIFSWQGGAPRSMLTVGILLAIMILPIITNVSREVFRQVPRMHEEAALALGATRWEVIRMSVLPFGRSGVISASMLGLGRALGETMAVATVLSPTFDIQTSLLDPGGGTFAQNIASKFGEATQDGRDALIASGLVLFVITLLVNGAARAIIARRKEYSGANA; from the coding sequence ATGGACATAACGAAGACAACCGACGTACCACCCCCCGCACCCCAGCCGACCGCCGAACCGAAGAAGAGCGCGAACCGCGGCGCCGGCCGCGCCGGTGACCGCATCTTCCTCGGCCTGTCCCGCGGCTCCGGCATCCTGCTTCTGGTGATCATGGCCGCCATCGCGGTCTTCCTCACCTACCGCGCGTCCCTCGCGATCAGCAAGGACCACGGCAACTTCCTGACCACCTTCGAGTGGAACACCAACCTGATGCCGCCGTCGTTCGGCATCGCGGTCCTGGCGTTCGGCACCGTGGTCTCCTCGATCGTCGCCATGGCCCTGGCCGTGCCGGTCGCCGTCGCCATCGCGCTGTTCCTCACGCACTACGCCCCCCGCCGGATGAGCGGCCCGGTCGCCTATGTGATCGACCTGCTCGCCGCGGTGCCGTCCATCGTGTACGGCCTGTGGGGCGCCCTGATCCTCGTACCGCACCTGAACGGCCTGTTCGGCTGGCTCAACGAGTACCTCGGCTGGACCGGGATCTTCTCCTGGCAGGGCGGCGCGCCCCGCTCGATGCTCACCGTGGGCATCCTGCTCGCCATCATGATCCTGCCGATCATCACCAACGTGAGCCGCGAGGTCTTCCGCCAGGTCCCGCGGATGCACGAGGAGGCCGCGCTGGCCCTCGGCGCCACCCGCTGGGAGGTCATCCGCATGTCGGTGCTGCCCTTCGGGCGCTCCGGCGTGATCTCCGCCTCGATGCTCGGCCTCGGCCGCGCGCTCGGCGAGACGATGGCCGTGGCCACCGTCCTCTCCCCGACCTTCGACATCCAGACCAGCCTGCTCGACCCGGGCGGCGGCACCTTCGCCCAGAACATCGCCAGCAAGTTCGGCGAGGCCACGCAGGACGGCCGGGACGCGCTGATCGCCTCCGGTCTGGTCCTGTTCGTCATCACCCTGCTGGTCAACGGCGCGGCCCGCGCGATCATCGCCCGCCGCAAGGAGTACTCGGGGGCCAACGCATGA
- a CDS encoding FAD-binding oxidoreductase — protein sequence MERRTFISGGAAALATTALTACGTGGGHPAAARANSPGASGISSSSLTAMRTTGASGTAGASGPADWTALGRDLDGSLVRPGDAQWKTAHQLYNTRFDGLKPAAVAYVAHAADIRTVLSYAKSRHIPVSIRNGGHSYAGYSSGDNRLIVDVSRLNRIRVGGGQAVVGAGAKLIDVYRGLGAKGVTIPAGSCPTVGVSGLVLGGGHGVVSRAYGLTCDSLTQATLVTADGKQLTADATQHSDLFWALRGAGNGNFGVVTELHFRTHPAPQAVTAYLSWPWSKAAAVLKAWQEWGPSQPDEIWSSLHLACAPGGKPTISVSCFSIGTYGELQNAVDRLAHQAGANATSVSLHRRGYEEAMEIYAGCSSFSAQAQCHLPGSTPGRSAQGALGRETYAARSDFFDRSLSAAGIQTVLRQIAGVRGGAGSVAFTALGGAVNRVAPTATAFVHRRSRMLAQYIASWPAGASGTTAQSWLTSAHKAMAPYASGAAYQNYTDPTLTDWRKAYYGDAAARLAKVKRQYDPSRFFSYAQGV from the coding sequence ATGGAACGGCGTACGTTCATCTCGGGCGGCGCGGCCGCGCTGGCGACGACGGCACTGACCGCGTGCGGTACGGGCGGGGGACATCCCGCCGCCGCGCGGGCGAACTCCCCGGGCGCGTCCGGGATCTCCTCGTCGTCGCTCACGGCGATGCGGACCACCGGCGCGAGCGGTACGGCCGGGGCGAGCGGCCCCGCCGACTGGACCGCCCTCGGCCGGGATCTCGACGGTTCCCTGGTGCGGCCGGGCGACGCCCAGTGGAAGACCGCGCACCAGCTGTACAACACCCGCTTCGACGGCCTGAAGCCCGCCGCGGTCGCCTACGTCGCGCACGCGGCCGACATCCGCACTGTGCTGTCGTACGCGAAGAGCCGGCACATACCGGTGTCGATACGCAACGGCGGCCACTCCTACGCCGGTTACTCCTCCGGCGACAACCGGCTGATCGTCGATGTCTCGCGGCTCAATCGGATACGGGTCGGCGGCGGGCAGGCGGTGGTCGGCGCCGGTGCCAAGCTGATCGACGTGTACCGGGGGCTCGGCGCGAAGGGCGTGACGATACCGGCGGGCTCCTGCCCCACGGTCGGCGTCTCCGGCCTGGTGCTCGGCGGCGGCCACGGGGTCGTCTCCCGGGCGTACGGCCTGACCTGCGACAGCCTCACCCAGGCGACCCTGGTCACGGCCGACGGCAAGCAGCTCACCGCGGACGCGACGCAGCACTCCGACCTCTTCTGGGCGCTGCGCGGCGCGGGCAACGGCAACTTCGGCGTCGTCACCGAGCTGCACTTCCGCACCCACCCGGCCCCGCAGGCGGTCACCGCGTACCTGTCCTGGCCGTGGTCGAAGGCGGCGGCGGTGCTCAAGGCGTGGCAGGAGTGGGGGCCGTCGCAGCCGGACGAGATCTGGTCCTCCCTGCACCTGGCGTGCGCGCCGGGCGGCAAGCCGACGATCTCCGTCTCCTGCTTCTCCATCGGCACCTACGGCGAGCTGCAGAACGCGGTGGACCGCCTCGCCCACCAGGCCGGCGCCAATGCCACCTCGGTCTCCCTGCACCGGCGGGGCTACGAGGAGGCGATGGAGATCTACGCCGGGTGCTCCTCCTTCTCCGCGCAGGCCCAGTGCCATCTGCCCGGCAGCACGCCGGGCCGCTCGGCGCAGGGGGCGCTCGGGCGCGAGACGTACGCGGCCCGCTCGGACTTCTTCGACCGGTCCCTGTCCGCGGCGGGCATCCAGACGGTGCTGCGACAGATCGCGGGGGTGCGCGGCGGGGCGGGCAGCGTCGCGTTCACGGCGCTCGGCGGGGCGGTGAACCGGGTCGCGCCGACGGCGACGGCCTTCGTGCACCGGCGCTCGCGGATGCTGGCCCAGTACATCGCGTCCTGGCCGGCGGGCGCGTCCGGCACCACGGCGCAGTCCTGGCTGACCTCGGCCCACAAGGCGATGGCGCCCTACGCCTCCGGCGCGGCGTACCAGAACTACACCGACCCGACGCTGACGGACTGGCGCAAGGCGTACTACGGGGACGCGGCGGCGCGGCTGGCGAAGGTGAAGCGGCAGTACGACCCGTCGAGGTTCTTCTCGTACGCGCAGGGCGTGTAG
- a CDS encoding DUF47 family protein — MRFRLTPRETSFYDMFAASADNIVTGSKLLMELLGADSSARAEIAERMRAAEHAGDDATHAIFHQLNSSFITPFDREDIYALAGSLDDIMDFMEEAVDLVVLYQVEELPKGVEQQIEVLARAAELTAEAMPNLRTMDNLTEYWIEVNRLENQADQIHRKLLAHLFNGKYDAIEVLKLKQIVDVLEEAADAFEHVANTVETIAVKES; from the coding sequence GTGCGCTTTCGTCTGACCCCCAGGGAGACGAGCTTCTACGACATGTTCGCCGCTTCCGCGGACAACATCGTCACCGGCTCGAAACTCCTGATGGAACTGCTCGGGGCGGACTCCTCCGCCCGGGCCGAGATCGCAGAGCGTATGCGGGCCGCGGAACACGCAGGTGACGACGCCACGCACGCGATCTTCCACCAGCTGAACTCCTCGTTCATCACGCCGTTCGACCGCGAGGACATCTACGCCCTCGCCGGGTCCCTGGACGACATCATGGACTTCATGGAGGAGGCCGTCGACCTCGTCGTCCTCTACCAGGTCGAGGAGCTGCCCAAGGGCGTCGAGCAGCAGATCGAGGTGCTGGCCCGCGCGGCCGAGCTGACCGCGGAGGCGATGCCGAACCTCCGCACCATGGACAACCTCACCGAGTACTGGATCGAGGTCAACCGTCTGGAGAACCAGGCCGACCAGATCCACCGCAAGCTGCTGGCGCACCTCTTCAACGGCAAGTACGACGCGATCGAGGTGCTGAAGCTCAAGCAGATCGTGGACGTGCTGGAAGAGGCGGCGGACGCGTTCGAGCACGTGGCGAACACGGTGGAGACCATCGCCGTCAAGGAGTCCTGA
- a CDS encoding DUF6879 family protein, with protein sequence MRDGYMRSDPRFAAWQKGVRDDPADRDPVRRPWLRLIAGLVSRGVEVRRARIVSEPVSDYIRFEHHLTGPTVVAGEQVRWLPRRLASGLALPGNDFWLFDDGSVVFHHFAGDGELAPDDEEFTEDPATVKLCTDAFDAVWLLAVPHADYRLS encoded by the coding sequence ATGCGCGACGGATACATGCGTTCCGATCCTCGGTTCGCCGCCTGGCAGAAGGGTGTCCGGGACGATCCGGCCGACCGCGACCCCGTGCGGCGGCCGTGGCTGCGGCTGATCGCCGGCCTGGTGAGCCGAGGGGTCGAGGTGCGCAGGGCCCGTATCGTGTCGGAACCGGTCTCGGACTACATCAGGTTCGAGCACCACCTGACCGGCCCCACCGTGGTGGCGGGCGAGCAGGTTCGCTGGCTGCCGCGCCGTCTGGCCTCGGGGCTGGCGCTGCCGGGCAACGATTTCTGGCTCTTCGACGACGGCTCGGTGGTCTTCCACCATTTCGCCGGGGACGGGGAGCTGGCGCCGGACGACGAGGAGTTCACCGAGGATCCGGCGACTGTGAAGCTGTGCACGGACGCGTTCGACGCCGTGTGGCTCCTGGCGGTGCCGCACGCCGACTACCGGCTCTCCTGA
- a CDS encoding helix-turn-helix transcriptional regulator, translating into MPGVTSSSVRQARQALGRRLREIRKDAGLTARELALRAGWHESKCSRLENGRTLPSDADIRTYTAHCAAEGETADLIATARGIEGAYVQWRRMERAGLKRVQQSVAPLFERTRHFRAYQSWVIPGLLQSAAYTRAVLSTVAHLRDVPDDIDDAVAVRMDRQRILRSGDHRFAMLVEEWVLRTVIGDNDTMAGALGHLVFVASLPSVSLGIIPLGTPRGAGWPVESFTLYDDAQANVELVSAHLTVTQPGEIAEYSRAFVELSAIAVYGAQARSLITSAIDALG; encoded by the coding sequence ATTCCTGGCGTGACCTCATCCAGTGTTCGGCAAGCACGGCAGGCCCTCGGCCGACGTCTGCGCGAGATCCGCAAGGACGCCGGCCTTACGGCGCGCGAGCTGGCCCTGCGTGCGGGCTGGCACGAGTCGAAGTGCTCACGACTGGAGAACGGGCGCACGCTGCCGTCCGACGCCGACATCCGCACGTACACGGCGCACTGCGCTGCCGAGGGTGAGACCGCCGACCTCATTGCCACGGCGCGCGGTATAGAGGGCGCGTACGTCCAGTGGCGGCGTATGGAGCGGGCGGGCCTGAAGCGGGTCCAGCAATCGGTGGCACCCTTGTTCGAGCGAACGCGCCACTTCCGTGCTTACCAGTCCTGGGTGATCCCGGGGCTACTCCAGTCGGCCGCGTACACGCGGGCCGTCTTGAGCACAGTGGCCCACCTGCGAGACGTACCCGACGACATCGACGACGCCGTTGCCGTCCGTATGGACCGCCAGCGCATCCTGCGCTCCGGTGACCACAGATTCGCGATGCTCGTAGAGGAGTGGGTGCTGCGCACGGTCATCGGCGACAACGACACCATGGCTGGCGCGCTCGGCCACCTGGTCTTCGTAGCCTCACTGCCCTCGGTGAGCTTGGGGATCATCCCGCTCGGTACGCCCCGTGGCGCCGGCTGGCCTGTCGAGTCGTTCACCTTGTACGACGACGCGCAGGCAAACGTAGAACTCGTGTCGGCACACTTGACGGTCACGCAGCCCGGCGAGATCGCCGAATATTCCAGAGCGTTCGTGGAGCTTTCCGCCATCGCCGTGTACGGGGCGCAGGCCAGGTCGCTCATCACATCGGCCATCGATGCCCTTGGGTGA
- the pstS gene encoding phosphate ABC transporter substrate-binding protein PstS, with amino-acid sequence MKLQRKNRLRAATLGALAVSGALALTACGSDDNGGGSKPSGGTSASNASSIKCDGAKGQLLSDGSSAQKNAIDAWVKNFSQACGVQINYKAGGSGAGVTSFTQGQIPWAGSDSALKPEEVAASKKVCSGGQGIDLPMVGGPIAIGYNLNGVDNLVLDAPTLAKIFDGKITNWNDAAIKKLNPSAKLPDLKIQAFHRSDDSGTTDNLTKYLKAATPENWTYSGGKTWQAKGGQSAAQSSGVAQQVKQTNGAIGYFELSYVGDGVKAVNISTGASQPVAPSTASATKAIADAKVVGTGSDLSLQLNYNTKADGAYPITLVTYEIACDKGNKADTLPTVKSFLTYMASEDGQKLLSGIDYAPMPDAIIGKVRTTIAGLS; translated from the coding sequence GTGAAGCTTCAGCGCAAGAACCGGCTGCGCGCCGCGACCCTCGGTGCTCTCGCCGTCTCCGGCGCCCTGGCCCTGACGGCGTGCGGCTCCGACGACAACGGCGGCGGTTCCAAGCCCTCGGGCGGCACCTCGGCGTCCAACGCCTCCTCCATCAAGTGCGACGGTGCCAAGGGCCAGCTGCTCTCGGACGGTTCCTCCGCCCAGAAGAACGCGATCGACGCCTGGGTCAAGAACTTCTCGCAGGCTTGCGGCGTGCAGATCAACTACAAGGCCGGCGGCTCCGGCGCCGGTGTGACCTCCTTCACCCAGGGCCAGATCCCGTGGGCGGGCTCCGACTCGGCGCTCAAGCCCGAAGAGGTCGCCGCGTCCAAGAAGGTCTGCTCCGGCGGCCAGGGCATCGACCTCCCGATGGTCGGCGGCCCGATCGCCATCGGCTACAACCTGAACGGCGTGGACAACCTCGTCCTGGACGCCCCCACCCTCGCCAAGATCTTCGACGGCAAGATCACCAACTGGAACGACGCCGCGATCAAGAAGCTGAACCCCTCGGCGAAGCTTCCCGACCTGAAGATCCAGGCGTTCCACCGCTCGGACGACTCCGGCACCACGGACAACCTCACCAAGTACCTGAAGGCCGCCACCCCGGAGAACTGGACGTACTCGGGCGGCAAGACCTGGCAGGCCAAGGGCGGCCAGTCCGCCGCGCAGTCCTCGGGCGTGGCCCAGCAGGTCAAGCAGACCAACGGCGCCATCGGCTACTTCGAGCTCTCCTACGTCGGTGACGGCGTCAAGGCCGTGAACATCAGCACCGGTGCCTCCCAGCCGGTCGCGCCCAGCACCGCGAGCGCCACCAAGGCCATCGCCGACGCCAAGGTCGTCGGCACCGGCAGCGACCTGTCGCTCCAGCTGAACTACAACACCAAGGCCGACGGCGCCTACCCGATCACCCTGGTGACGTACGAGATCGCCTGCGACAAGGGCAACAAGGCCGACACGCTGCCCACCGTCAAGTCGTTCCTCACCTACATGGCTTCCGAGGACGGCCAGAAGCTCCTCAGCGGCATCGACTACGCGCCGATGCCCGACGCGATCATCGGCAAGGTCCGCACCACCATCGCGGGCCTGAGCTGA
- a CDS encoding metal-sensitive transcriptional regulator, producing the protein MTTTEAGATAPSEQTDCAEHTTHGYHKQKDEHLKRLRRIEGQIRGLQRMVDEDTYCIDILTQVSASTKALQSFALQLLEEHLRHCVADAALKGGEEIDTKVDEATKAIGRLLRT; encoded by the coding sequence ATGACGACCACCGAGGCCGGCGCCACGGCACCCTCCGAGCAGACGGACTGCGCCGAGCACACCACGCACGGTTACCACAAGCAGAAGGACGAGCACCTCAAGCGGCTGCGCCGGATCGAGGGGCAGATCCGGGGCCTTCAGCGGATGGTGGACGAGGACACCTACTGCATCGACATACTCACCCAGGTCTCGGCCTCCACCAAGGCGCTCCAGTCCTTCGCGCTCCAGCTGCTGGAGGAGCATCTGCGGCACTGCGTGGCGGACGCGGCCCTCAAGGGCGGCGAGGAGATCGACACGAAGGTGGACGAGGCGACGAAGGCGATCGGCCGCCTGCTGCGCACCTGA
- the pstB gene encoding phosphate ABC transporter ATP-binding protein PstB, which translates to MAKRIDVSGLTAYYGSHKAIEDISMTVEPRSVTAFIGPSGCGKSTFLRTLNRMHEVTPGGRVEGKVLLDDEDLYGNGVDPVSVRREVGMVFQRPNPFPTMSIFDNVAAGLRLNGSYRKSELNDIVEKSLKGANLWNEVKDRLNKPGSGLSGGQQQRLCIARAIAVEPKVLLMDEPCSALDPISTLAIEDLIGELKERFTIVIVTHNMQQAARVSDRTAFFNLAAVGQPGRLIEIDDTERIFSNPSVQATEDYISGRFG; encoded by the coding sequence ATGGCCAAGCGAATCGACGTAAGCGGACTGACCGCCTACTACGGCTCCCACAAGGCGATCGAGGACATCTCGATGACCGTCGAGCCGCGCTCGGTGACGGCGTTCATCGGGCCCTCCGGCTGCGGCAAGTCGACGTTCCTGCGCACCCTGAACCGCATGCACGAGGTCACCCCGGGCGGGCGGGTCGAGGGCAAGGTGCTGCTCGACGACGAGGACCTGTACGGCAACGGGGTCGACCCGGTGTCGGTGCGGCGCGAGGTGGGCATGGTCTTCCAGCGCCCGAACCCGTTCCCCACCATGTCGATCTTCGACAACGTGGCCGCCGGTCTCCGGCTGAACGGCAGCTACCGCAAGAGCGAACTGAACGACATCGTCGAGAAGTCGCTCAAGGGCGCGAACCTCTGGAACGAGGTCAAGGACCGCCTGAACAAGCCGGGTTCCGGTCTCTCCGGCGGCCAGCAGCAGCGGCTGTGCATCGCCCGCGCGATCGCGGTCGAGCCCAAGGTCCTGCTGATGGACGAGCCGTGCTCCGCGCTCGACCCGATCTCCACGCTCGCGATCGAGGACCTGATCGGTGAGCTGAAGGAGCGGTTCACGATCGTCATCGTGACGCACAACATGCAGCAGGCGGCGCGCGTCTCCGACCGCACGGCCTTCTTCAACCTCGCCGCGGTCGGCCAGCCCGGCCGGCTGATCGAGATCGACGACACGGAGCGGATCTTCTCCAACCCGTCGGTCCAGGCGACCGAGGACTACATCTCCGGCCGCTTCGGCTGA
- a CDS encoding phosphatase PAP2 family protein — MAVLAESGSNPDVELLYDINGLARSAPHWFDRVMEFVGEYGLLLAMVLLVLWCWWSVRRRGAEDAATSVAALVWAPLAAGIAVLVNIPIRGFVSRPRPFVDHQGLDVLVSGKTDFSFVSDHATLTMALGVGLFVAHRRFGVAGIGLALLEGFCRVYMGVHYPTDVIGGFALGTAVALLLAPLASALLTPLMKAVERTPRAAWLVRRRAAVDVPVVPGARRSVEPMDSGERDLAA; from the coding sequence ATGGCTGTACTCGCCGAATCCGGATCGAACCCCGACGTCGAACTGCTGTATGACATCAACGGTCTGGCCAGGAGCGCGCCGCACTGGTTCGACCGGGTCATGGAGTTCGTGGGCGAGTACGGACTGCTGCTCGCGATGGTCCTGCTCGTGCTGTGGTGCTGGTGGTCGGTGCGGCGCCGGGGCGCGGAGGACGCGGCGACGTCCGTGGCCGCGCTGGTGTGGGCGCCGCTCGCGGCCGGGATCGCGGTGCTGGTGAACATCCCGATCCGGGGATTCGTGTCCCGGCCGCGGCCCTTCGTGGACCATCAGGGACTCGACGTCCTCGTCTCCGGCAAGACCGACTTCTCCTTCGTCAGCGATCACGCGACCCTGACGATGGCGCTCGGTGTGGGACTGTTCGTCGCCCACCGCAGGTTCGGCGTCGCCGGGATCGGGCTGGCCCTGCTGGAGGGGTTCTGCCGGGTCTACATGGGCGTGCACTACCCGACGGACGTGATCGGCGGATTCGCCCTCGGCACGGCGGTCGCCCTGCTGCTGGCCCCGCTGGCCTCCGCCCTGCTCACCCCGCTGATGAAGGCGGTGGAGCGGACGCCGAGGGCGGCGTGGCTCGTGCGCCGCAGGGCGGCCGTGGACGTGCCGGTGGTCCCGGGCGCGCGCCGGTCGGTGGAGCCGATGGACTCCGGGGAACGGGACCTGGCGGCGTAG